One genomic segment of Sorex araneus isolate mSorAra2 chromosome X, mSorAra2.pri, whole genome shotgun sequence includes these proteins:
- the SEMA4C gene encoding semaphorin-4C: MAPHWAVWLLAVGLWGLGIGAEVWWNLVPRKTVSSGELAPVVRRFSRPGVQDFLTLTLTEQSGLLYVGAREALFALSVEALDLQGAISWEAPAEKKADCVQKGKNNQTECFNFIRFLQPFNASHLYVCGTYAFQPKCTYIDMPTFTLERGELEDGKGKCPYDPAKGHTGLLVDGELYSATLNNFLGTEPVILRNMGPHHSMKTEYLAFWLNEPHFVGSAYIPESVGSFTGDDDKVYFFFSERAVEYDCYAEQVVARVARVCKGDMGGARTLQRKWTTFLKARLVCAAPRWQLYLNQLRALYTLQASSWHNTTFFGVFRARWGDVDMSAVCEYQLEEIQRVFEGPYKEYREEAQKWGRYTDPVPSPRPGSCINNWHRHHGYSSSLELPDNTLNFIKKHPLMEEQVAPRWGRPLLVKKDTNFTHLVADRVTGLDGTTYTVLFIGTEDGSLLKAVSLGPWVHLIEELQVFDQEPVESLVLSERKKLLFAGSRSQLVQVPLADCTKYRFCADCVLARDPYCAWNVNTSRCVAVGGPPGALLLQHVTVSDTSGICNVRGAKKVRLTSKNITVVAGTDLVLPCHLSSNLARARWTFGSRDLPEQPGIFLYDTRLQALVVMAAQPHHAGVYRCFSEEQGTRLAAEGYLVTVVADPSVTLEARAPLENLGLVWLAVVALGAVCLVLLLLVLSLRRRLREELEKGAKTAERTLVYPLELPKEPSSPPFRPGPETDEKLWDPVGYYYSDGSLKIVPGHARCQPGGGPPSSPPGIPGQPLPSPTRLHLGGGRNSNANGYVRLQLGGEDRGGLGHPLPELADELRRKLQQRQPLPDSNPEESSV; this comes from the exons ATGGCCCCACACTGGGCTGTCTGGCTGCTGGCAGTGGGGCTGTGGGGCCTGGGCATTGGGGCCGAAGTGTGGTGGAACCTGGTGCCCAGGAAGACCGTGTCTTCTGGGG AGCTGGCCCCAGTGGTGCGGCGCTTCTCCAGACCAGGTGTCCAGGACTTCCTGACCCTGACGCTGACCGAGCAGTCCGGGCTCCTGTACGTGGGGGCACGGGAGGCCTTGTTTGCCCTCAGCGTGGAGGCGCTGGACCTGCAAGGAGCG ATCTCCTGGGAGGCGCCAGCTGAGAAAAAGGCTGACTGTGTCCAGAAAGGGAAGAATAACCAG ACGGAGTGCTTCAACTTCATCCGCTTCCTACAGCCGTTCAACGCGTCCCACTTGTACGTGTGCGGGACATACGCCTTCCAGCCCAAGTGCACCTACATC gacATGCCCACCTTCACCCTGGAGCGTGGAGAGCTGGAGGATGGGAAGGGGAAGTGTCCCTATGACCCCGCTAAGGGTCACACTGGCCTCCTTGTAG ATGGTGAGTTGTACTCGGCCACACTCAACAACTTCCTGGGCACGGAGCCTGTCATCCTGCGGAACATGGGGCCCCACCACTCCATGAAGACGGAGTACCTGGCCTTCTGGCTCAACG AACCTCACTTTGTGGGCTCTGCCTACATCCCGGAGAGTGTGGGGAGCTTCACGGGGGACGACGACAAGGTCTACTTCTTCTTCAGCGAGCGGGCGGTGGAGTACGACTGCTACGCTGAGCAGGTGGTGGCCCGAGTGGCCCGGGTCTGCAAG GGAGATATGGGAGGCGCACGGACCCTGCAGCGGAAGTGGACCACGTTCCTGAAGGCGCGGCTGGTGTGTGCGGCCCCACGCTGGCAGCTCTACCTGAACCAGCTGCGGGCACTGTACACGCTGCAGGCCAGCTCATGGCACAACACCACCTTCTTTGGGGTGTTCCGGGCACGATG GGGTGATGTGGACATGTCAGCAGTCTGCGAGTACCAGTTGGAAGAGATCCAGAGGGTGTTTGAGGGTCCCTACAAGGAGTACCGAGAAGAAGCCCAGAAGTGGGGCCGCTATACTGACCCAGTGCCCAGCCCTCGGCCAGGCTCG TGTATCAACAACTGGCACCGCCACCACGGCTACAGCAGTTCCCTGGAGCTGCCCGACAATACTCTCAACTTCATCAAGAAGCACCCGCTGATGGAGGAGCAGGTGGCCCCTCGCTGGGGCCGGCCGCTGCTGGTGAAGAAGGACACCAACTTCACCCACCTGGTGGCCGACAGAGTCACCGGGCTGGACGGCACCACCTACACCGTGCTGTTCATTGGCACAG AGGACGGCTCGCTGCTCAAGGCCGTGAGCCTGGGGCCCTGGGTCCACCTGATTGAGGAGCTGCAGGTCTTCGACCAGGAGCCTGTGGAGAGCTTGGTCCTGTCGGAGAGAAAG AAGCTGCTCTTTGCCGGCTCCCGCTCTCAGCTGGTGCAGGTGCCCCTGGCTGACTGCACCAAGTATCGCTTCTGCGCCGACTGCGTCCTTGCCCGAGACCCCTACTGTGCCTGGAACGTCAACACCAGCCGCTGCGTGGCCGTGGGTGGCCCCCCGGG AGCCCTGCTCCTCCAGCACGTGACGGTCTCGGACACCTCGGGAATCTGTAACGTCCGTGGCGCCAAGAAAG TCAGGCTCACATCCAAAAACATCACGGTGGTGGCGGGCACAGACCTCGTGCTGCCCTGCCACCTCTCTTCCAACCTGGCCCGTGCCCGCTGGACCTTCGGGAGCCGGGACCTGCCCGAGCAGCCTGGCATCTTCCTGTACGACACTCGCCTGCAGGCCCTGGTCGTGATGGCTGCCCAGCCCCACCACGCAGGCGTCTACCGTTGCTTCTCCGAGGAGCAGGGCACGCGGCTGGCTGCCGAAGGCTACCTGGTGACCGTGGTGGCCGACCCATCAGTGACCCTGGAGGCCCGGGCCCCTCTGGAGAACCTGGGGCTGGTGTGGCTGGCGGTGGTGGCGCTGGGTGCCGTGTGCCTGGTCCTGCTTCTGCTGGTGCTATCACTGCGCCGCCGGCTGCGGGAGGAGCTAGAGAAAGGTGCCAAGACTGCGGAGAGGACCCTGGTCTACCCCCTGGAGCTGCCCAAAGAGCCCAGCAGCCCCCCCTTCCGGCCCGGCCCCGAGACAGACGAGAAACTCTGGGACCCTGTTGGCTACTACTACTCGGACGGCTCCCTCAAGATTGTGCCTGGACACGCCCGCTGCCAGCCGGGGGGCGGGCCCCCCTCTTCGCCCCCTGGTATCCCCGGCCAGCCTTTGCCTTCTCCCACCCGGCTTCACCTGGGCGGTGGACGGAACTCAAATGCCAACGGCTACGTACGCTTACAGCTCGGAGGGGAAGACCGGGGCGGGCTTGGGCACCCTCTGCCTGAGCTTGCCGACGAACTTCGGCGCAAACTGCAGCAGCGCCAGCCCCTGCCGGACTCCAACCCCGAGGAGTCCTCTGTCTGA
- the ANKRD39 gene encoding ankyrin repeat domain-containing protein 39 isoform X2, which produces MAAPRPCADGACCSRPAAAGVQQTLEEMDFERGIWSAALNGDLGRVKYLIQKATDPSEPDSAGYTPLHYASRNGHYAVCQFLLESGAKCDAQTHGGATALHRASYCGHTDIARLLLSHGSNPRLVDDDGMTSLHKPSPEGRPGPEGKTGV; this is translated from the exons ATGGCGGCGCCGCGGCCGTGCGCGGACGGTGCCTGTTGCTCCCGCCCGGCGGCGGCCGGCGTGCAGCAGACGCTGGAGGAGATGGACTTCGAGAGGG GGATCTGGTCGGCAGCCCTGAACGGAGACCTGGGCCGAGTGAAGTACCTGATCCAGAAGGCCACGGACCCCAGTGAGCCCGACTCGGCCGGCTACACCCCCCtg CACTACGCCAGCCGCAACGGGCACTACGCCGTGTGCCAGTTCCTGCTAGAGAGTGGCGCCAAGTGTGACGCGCAGACCCACGGGGGCGCCACCGCTCTGCACCGGGCCAGCTACTGCGGCCACACGGACATCGCCCGCCTCCTGCTGTCCCACGGCTCCAACCCCAGGCTGGTGGACGACGACGGCATGACCAGCCTCCACAAG CCCAGCCCTGAAGGCCGTCCGGGACCGGAAGGCAAGACTGGCGTGTGA
- the ANKRD39 gene encoding ankyrin repeat domain-containing protein 39 isoform X1, whose amino-acid sequence MAAPRPCADGACCSRPAAAGVQQTLEEMDFERGIWSAALNGDLGRVKYLIQKATDPSEPDSAGYTPLHYASRNGHYAVCQFLLESGAKCDAQTHGGATALHRASYCGHTDIARLLLSHGSNPRLVDDDGMTSLHKAAEKGHVDICSLLLQHSPALKAVRDRKARLACDLLPANSELWDLLAT is encoded by the exons ATGGCGGCGCCGCGGCCGTGCGCGGACGGTGCCTGTTGCTCCCGCCCGGCGGCGGCCGGCGTGCAGCAGACGCTGGAGGAGATGGACTTCGAGAGGG GGATCTGGTCGGCAGCCCTGAACGGAGACCTGGGCCGAGTGAAGTACCTGATCCAGAAGGCCACGGACCCCAGTGAGCCCGACTCGGCCGGCTACACCCCCCtg CACTACGCCAGCCGCAACGGGCACTACGCCGTGTGCCAGTTCCTGCTAGAGAGTGGCGCCAAGTGTGACGCGCAGACCCACGGGGGCGCCACCGCTCTGCACCGGGCCAGCTACTGCGGCCACACGGACATCGCCCGCCTCCTGCTGTCCCACGGCTCCAACCCCAGGCTGGTGGACGACGACGGCATGACCAGCCTCCACAAG GCTGCTGAGAAGGGCCATGTGGACATTTGCTCCCTCCTGCTGCAACACAGCCCAGCCCTGAAGGCCGTCCGGGACCGGAAGGCAAGACTGGCGTGTGACCTCCTGCCTGCCAACAGTGAGCTGTGGGACCTGCTGGCCACCTGA
- the ANKRD23 gene encoding ankyrin repeat domain-containing protein 23 has translation MDLISIQHLLSGERDERKVLARGHGVPDPGGRPSGWGLGPQEADAQERQRLEEEKRKKLERFHSSRLNLESLADLENLVQRRREKRLKLKRRGVPPRAWEHLVEPQPKALLEPVDLERFLRAAAENQEAPIDKYLADGGDPNAHDKLHRTALHWACLKGNLQLVKKLLEAGANVDARDLLDRTPVFWACRGGHLDILKELLNQGAQINAQDKIWSTPLHVAVRTGHCDCLQHLIECGARIDAQDKEGDTALHEAVRHGHYKAIKVLLLYGARLGMQNGASMTPVQLARDWQRGIREALQAHVGHPRTRC, from the exons ATGGACCTCATCAGCATCCAGCACTTG CTAAGTGGAGAAAGAGATGAAAGGAAAGTGTTGGCGCGTGGACATGGCGTTCCTGATCCTGGAGGCCGGCCCAGTGGCTGGGGGCTTGGACCCCAAGAGGCTGATGCCCAGGAGAGACAGAGgctggaggaagagaagaggaagaaa CTGGAGAGATTCCACAGCTCCAGGCTTAACCTGGAGAGTCTGGCAGACTTGGAAAACTTAGTTCAGAGACGAAGAGAAAAGAGACTGAAACTGAAGCGCAGAGGAGTCCCCCCCAGGGCATGGGAGCACCtggtggag CCGCAGCCCAAGGCCCTGCTGGAGCCTGTGGACCTGGAGAGGTTCCTGAGGGCAGCTGCCGAGAACCAGGAGGCCCCGATCGACAAGTACCTGGCAGATGGCGGGGACCCCAATGCCCATGACAAG ctccaccgCACTGCCCTGCACTGGGCCTGTCTGAAAGGCAACCTGCAGCTCGTGAAGAAGCTGCTGGAGGCAGGAGCCAACGTGGACGCGCGGGACCTG CTGGACAGGACACCCGTGTTCTGGGCATGCCGAGGAGGACACTTAGACATCCTCAAGGAACTGCTGAACCAGGGAGCCCAGATCAACGCCCAGGACAAG ATCTGGAGCACCCCCCTGCACGTGGCAGTACGCACGGGGCACTGCGACTGCCTGCAGCACCTCATCGAATGTGGGGCCCGCATCGACGCGCAGGACAAG GAAGGGGACACAGCGCTGCACGAAGCGGTGCGGCACGGCCACTACAAGGCCATCAAGGTGCTGCTGCTGTACGGGGCCAGGCTGGGCATGCAGAATGGG GCGTCCATGACCCCGGTGCAGCTAGCACGAGACTGGCAGCGGGGTATCCGTGAAGCGCTGCAGGCCCACGTGGGCCACCCGCGGACCCGCTGCTAG